CAGATGTCAGAGTCTGTCACTCATTAAGAAAACTCGGAGTGGATTCGGACCGTTTGAGTTTTTCAGGAACTTTGATAAAATTTCGCTGAGAAATGGAGTCGCACTTAAAGGGACCGCAGCACATTTACAGGCAGGATCCGATCAAAACAAGATTTTTATTGAACGTGATTAGAACCAACTATGTATGGGTACATCAGAGTTATGTTAAACCAATAAATCGATAAATAACGCGTAAAAGTTAAATCAGACTAAACGATGTGTTTTATAAGTGGTGTCTGGATTAATTCAGCATCGCCAGCAGGAGACGCTGTTCAGTTCAAAGTACTTGCCCCAAGTTTTTAATTTAtcataataatgtttattttatgatgtaTGTTTCCCCTAGGCATCTTTGGTGAGCCCAGGTCatagtcaatttttttttttaatttaggtgaactttaaaaatatgttcGTTTCTTAGATCTTTTGGAAAGCTTTTGCTATTGTTTATTAAACTACAGTTGGTTTCAAACGGGCATTGACTGTTATTGACCGTTGGAAAAAAGGTAACTGGCACCTCAGTTAAATTTTTAAGCAGAATTCTCCCGTTAAATCCAGAAAAAGAAAACGCCATTACAGCTCAGgcagtgtttatattttatcataatttCTCCAACCGCAATATCTGGACTAGATAGACTCCAGTCCAGTAGGTGGCGGAAATGCTCTTTCGCGTTGTTTTGCCTTCTACTATGAAATGGCAGAAGAAGACAGAAGACTGCTCCCTGAATGCGGACAAATATTGATGTCTTTGTGTAAGTTAATATTACAGCAGCCGTTGGTGTTTAATTTTCCCGAGATATAAATATCTGTAAATTTCAAAAGCAATTTCAATGggcatttaaatgaactttaGATATAATGTAGTTCAgaatagtgttttgtttttcgtGGCTTTTATAGGAAATAACAGAGTTGAGTAAACGTAAATAGTTTtactacaaaatatattttatcggGAGGTAATAAATCAAGATCAGATAACAATAAACAGAATGGGCGCGACGCAAATTAACttaatttgcataattcctGGAGACTATTTAAGGTTTATTATTGTTCTGTAAAAGGGTTTGGTAAATTAGTGATGACTGTTCCTGTAAATAGTTGCTGTTTTCACCTCATTCATTATGCTGATGTCTTCAGATCTCCCGTAAATTGTCATTTGAAGCTCATTTCATTGGTGTCAACAGACTGAGGCAAACTAGGTAAGAAATAAATTATTCTGAAATAAAAGATATCAATCTTAACAGcttttatacagcatttatttgattattcttgtgataaactatttatttaaataaccaAATCCCAATAAACAAAATCTCAGCTAGATGGCAAGTTAAATCAAGTTAAATTCCGATagattaaattgttttatatagattatgaaagcttgtttctgccatgaaataaaaaataaaaaaggtaattgtgactttttatgtaacaattctgaccttttttatagttatatagcttttatatagtttatatcttacaattctgactttttttctcagaattgcatgatataaagtcagaattgtgagatataaacttgtaattgcatgttataatgtccaattgtgagggaaaagatgttttgtttttttctcacaattgcgagtttctcacaattctgactttataacaactACCTAAACAAACACCCAATTCATACActaaaaaatttatataaatctaaaaatgtttgttgcgttattattatttattcattatttacatcattatatatatatatatatatcgcttactatagtaatgtactgttaaatgtatttatttagattttttttatttatttcaatctAATTGAAGCTATTTAATAGCTTAACAAtgactactattttttttaatcacatttgtattaattttaatgtaattatttcaattttatgtatttattgatttatttttttacagattttccCCTTTTCCACGGATCCTTTCACTCCCTTGCGGCACCTGCAAGATATTGACATGATAGAGTTAACGTTTAGCACATGCTACTTTCTTCAATTTActcatatttgtttatttttccatCCCAGTTGAATAACTTTTTATCATGTTCGTTTCAGGTCTGATGGAAGCGAAAGAGGAACTGAATGAGGTGGAGGAGAAACATCACCATTCCgccactggagaaaaaccttcaACTGCCTCGCCGCCGGAAACCTCTTTCTCACGGAAAGCCAAGAAGTCtttcacctgccctcagtgtggaaagagttttgcaCGGAAAGCGAGACTCGAGCGGCACATCAgaattcacaccggagagaaaccCTTCGCGTGTGTCGAGTGTGGCAAGAGTTTTGCGTGCAAAGCCAGACTCGCCAGGCACATCAAAactcacaccggagagaagccgttcacgtGCGATTGGTGCGGAAAGAGTTTGGCATGCAGAACGAGACTTAAGAGGCACATGCAAAcgcacactggagaaaagcctcacATGTGTCTGCACTGCGGGAAGAGCTTCGCGTGCAACGCTAACCTACAGAGGCACATCAAACTTCACACCGGAGAGAGGCCGCACACGTGCCCGGAGTGCGGGAAGAGCTTCATACGGAACGAGAAGCTCAAGAGTCACATGACCATCCACACCGGAGAGCGACCTTATGCGTGCGATCAGTGCGGGAGGAGTTTCCGACACATCAACGGCCTCAAAGATCACCAGCTCTCTCATTCCGCCGTGAGGTCGTTCAACTGCGACCAGTGCGGTAAAGAGTTCATCACCGCGTCAGCGCTGAAGAGACACTTCAAAGTGCACTCAGGCGAGAAGCCTTACTTGTGTCCTCTGTGTGGAAAGACTTTCGCACGGGTGGATTGTTTTAAAAGGCATCAGGAGGTTCATAGCGGTGTGAAGGATCACGTGTGCTTTGAATGCGGGAAGGCTTTTGTTACGGCCGACCAGCTCAAACAGCACCAGAGGATTCACGCTGGAGAAAAACCTCACAAGTGCGCGCTCTGCGGGAAGAGTTTCATTCGTTTACCGCAGCTGATCGCACACGAGACGGCGCACCGAGAGAAGCCGCACCTCTGCGCTctgtgtgggaagagtttcaagCAATCACGTCATCTACTGATTCACGTGAAAAAGCATCATCCGATCGAAACACTGATTGTGGAGTGAGACTTTTGAACTTCATTGCATGTGTATGAAATCAGGTGACTTTTGTCACACCAGTAATGCTACTGTGTAATCTGTTTGCAAAAATGTGTGTCGGctctgctgaaaaatccagttggtcttagctggtttaagctggaagtagctggtttaagctggtctcccagcctccCAGTCTCCTAGCTAaccaaaacccctctaaaaccagctatgaccaggctgggagaccagcttagactggttttagctggattttttcagcagggattgTGCTGCTGATTATGGatgaaattgtatttttatttaaatcaaatggtTTCAACATTGCATCTGAGTACTGTAGTGAATAAACTCTAAGTGTGCTTGtcttcattaaaatattttataggaGTATTCATCAGATTTAGAATTATGTCTAATGAAAAGTTGGATAAATTTTGATTCTTTCATTACTTACTATGATTAGTTGTGTCCCTAGACGGAGACATTCTGAAAAGTTTAACGtgaaaaacgcttaacgtggcttaatatACCAAGACAGTGATGttaacagaccaaactcagTAAAGATCATGtactatgtacagaaaagcagttAAGCCCAGAATTAagtgttttcctcccatagaaaaccattataaagaaaacacttaACATGGTTTAATGTAGcctaagtgatattaaaagatcaaattctgcacaaaccaatctgtatagtatgctttattagtatggtgtttaCTAAGATTGGTTTGTTAATAACACTGTGTTAGtaaattaagccacgttaagcattGTCCCCACAGAGGTTTCCTTTGGttctttttattatgttttctaACAAAACAAGTACTCATATTTTGCTCTTTTTAAGTAcacttgttttgtttatgtcGTGCTGACATGTTGCAGCAAATTAGCATCGTTCAGAAGCAAAAGTTTTCATTTATCAATTTGTTTAATTCCGCAAGCTAACGTAACTATTGAATAATCAGATTATTCGCACATTCGATCCGTGAAATATAACCGTTCCTTTCAACCGATTCTTATTAATGATTCGGTTGAACTTCCCGCGAAACGTTTGTTAAACTCTCTGTAGTATATATGAGGTGTTATATTTTAGCAATATTGGCAAGAAATAATATGGTTAATCGATATTATTATCGCTAAGGACACAATTGTTAAtggtctttttttgtgtgtaaaatcATTTTGCTACAAAAATGAAACGTAAAATGCCTTGTGAACAATCTTCACTTTTATAAAGAATCTGTGGCaatgttaattatatgttatatatttccATACAAGTTCCAAATCACTGTCCATATGCTGCACACTTCATCCAGTAGGTGGTAGAAGTGCACCATTGCTGTTTTTCAACAGCCATAAAACGAAGAAGAACACGATCTGGAGGAGCAGTAAAGataagtgtgtaatttttaatttaatttgttgaaTTAATGTAGTGCGACATTAAACAAAAATGCTGTCAGcgcaatgtttatttttttgtcatacagGAGTCCTACATAATTAATTATGGTTGCATCTTCtaatcatgtttatttaatattcttTTGATAAATCATGTTTAAGCAACACAAAAATAACCAGCGGTGAACAACTGAGGTAAATGACGCTGAAATTAAGATTTTGAAGTATGAGTGAGTGATACGAGCAAACGTCACGATAGTCTTAAAAATGTTTGGAAAGATATAGGCTTATAAATATAACGATATGGATTTCATGTCGCGAGAATCTACCACAAATGCAATTGATGTTTTTAGGTAATTCACGTATTGTTTATCGCTATCGCTCCGTGTGTCAGCGACTGTTTTGAGCGGGAAATGTCCCGTATTCTCGCCGTGATTAGAACGCTATTTGAAAAGTTACGAGAATGTTAGaatataacacaaaataacatttttttaacgtttatttttatattccaTTCAGAAAGTATCAATAACTTCATAAGAAAAttatgttctcagaacgttttCTCTCAACGTTTTGAGAACGTTCATAAAGTGAAAACATCATAAAGACTTTCTAAGAACGT
The DNA window shown above is from Ctenopharyngodon idella isolate HZGC_01 chromosome 10, HZGC01, whole genome shotgun sequence and carries:
- the LOC127521152 gene encoding gastrula zinc finger protein XlCGF8.2DB-like isoform X2 translates to MFVSGLMEAKEELNEVEEKHHHSATGEKPSTASPPETSFSRKAKKSFTCPQCGKSFARKARLERHIRIHTGEKPFACVECGKSFACKARLARHIKTHTGEKPFTCDWCGKSLACRTRLKRHMQTHTGEKPHMCLHCGKSFACNANLQRHIKLHTGERPHTCPECGKSFIRNEKLKSHMTIHTGERPYACDQCGRSFRHINGLKDHQLSHSAVRSFNCDQCGKEFITASALKRHFKVHSGEKPYLCPLCGKTFARVDCFKRHQEVHSGVKDHVCFECGKAFVTADQLKQHQRIHAGEKPHKCALCGKSFIRLPQLIAHETAHREKPHLCALCGKSFKQSRHLLIHVKKHHPIETLIVE
- the LOC127521152 gene encoding gastrula zinc finger protein XlCGF8.2DB-like isoform X3, encoding MEAKEELNEVEEKHHHSATGEKPSTASPPETSFSRKAKKSFTCPQCGKSFARKARLERHIRIHTGEKPFACVECGKSFACKARLARHIKTHTGEKPFTCDWCGKSLACRTRLKRHMQTHTGEKPHMCLHCGKSFACNANLQRHIKLHTGERPHTCPECGKSFIRNEKLKSHMTIHTGERPYACDQCGRSFRHINGLKDHQLSHSAVRSFNCDQCGKEFITASALKRHFKVHSGEKPYLCPLCGKTFARVDCFKRHQEVHSGVKDHVCFECGKAFVTADQLKQHQRIHAGEKPHKCALCGKSFIRLPQLIAHETAHREKPHLCALCGKSFKQSRHLLIHVKKHHPIETLIVE
- the LOC127521152 gene encoding gastrula zinc finger protein XlCGF8.2DB-like isoform X1, with the protein product MAEEDRRLLPECGQILMSLCLMEAKEELNEVEEKHHHSATGEKPSTASPPETSFSRKAKKSFTCPQCGKSFARKARLERHIRIHTGEKPFACVECGKSFACKARLARHIKTHTGEKPFTCDWCGKSLACRTRLKRHMQTHTGEKPHMCLHCGKSFACNANLQRHIKLHTGERPHTCPECGKSFIRNEKLKSHMTIHTGERPYACDQCGRSFRHINGLKDHQLSHSAVRSFNCDQCGKEFITASALKRHFKVHSGEKPYLCPLCGKTFARVDCFKRHQEVHSGVKDHVCFECGKAFVTADQLKQHQRIHAGEKPHKCALCGKSFIRLPQLIAHETAHREKPHLCALCGKSFKQSRHLLIHVKKHHPIETLIVE